atttattaaatattttgtatgaAAAGAGAATTAAAGTTGTCTTTGTTCTGGAGAGCGAGTGAAGAGTCTGTCTGTGATGCATCAAGCCAAACATGTCGGAACCCTATGAAAGGTTTCTCAGCAGCTGGCGTGGGAACCGCTGCTGGAAAGACATCTTAGACTTCAGAAAGGTCTCGGTCCAAATGTGTTTACAGCTAATTACGTTGTAGCAAGCCATCCGTGCATTAAGTCAATCCTGAAGACAAAaataccttccctccctcatgaTCCTCAGACAATGTTGTCCTTGTTGGTTTGGTTTAAGAAGCAGACTTAACTAAAAACCTTTCAAACTAGCAGGCTTGAGGAGCCTTGCGGTGTAGAGTTGAGCTGATCTTAAGTCATGCTTTTGTACAGAATCTGTTAAGGATTAAAGACAAGGCAAAAGATTATCAACACCTCTTGAGAATGACCTTAAACATATTAGGACTTAAAACACTTGGGTCAGTTTCACTATTGTCTCCTCCCCGATACGACCAGAATTGGCTGCTGCTTGTGACTCATCTCAGATTACACCCGCTAATGCTGAGGGAGAACGAGAACAGAGGAGCAAGCACTGGTTTATTAGTAACATCACTGTTGTTGGACAGACTTTCACTGTCAAATTGCCATGAGTATCAGCCAGTCTGGACTGAGTGTGTGCAAAACACTGTGCAGAGACCTACATGGTATTTCATGCTGGTTGCTTCCCCAAAATTATCAGCCTATTTACATATTTCCACAGAGATTcagagacttttttttcctgggaAAAACAAATTTATTTATATCATAAATGTCTGcccagtaaaataaaaataaatcaagagTAATGTAACGAGGCAATATTATTTCATTAAGTAGTACATGTTGAATGGGGGGGGCACAGTATGAGTGACTGTTGGCCCCTGGTTGCCCTATGCTCTCTCTGGGCTTGGACCAGTGGGGTGAAAACTCAAACAGAGACTGTCTGAATCCTGACAGTGTCAGAGTGTCGACAGAAGCTACAATTTAACCTGTGTAACTATAGATGTCCTACTATTCCCCAATAAAACCACTAATATTTCAATACAGCTCATGTACCAGCACATACTTGGTTCAAGTTCAACGTACAAGCTGTATAATACGCTCAAATTCAAAGATACATTCCAGGTGCTTACCATTTAAGTACAGAGAAAATTGTATATGAATGAAATCTAactatgaaaatacatttttgaaaacgGGGTGATGAAATAAATCTGGAAACGGCAATCAATCACACCAGAGCTTCAGCAGGGAAACTGGACAGTTTTCAGACATGTAGGAGCCAGTGTTTCAGACTGAAAGCCATGACGTACTGCATGGCTCCTGCCTGTCTGAAATCCCCAATCTTTAACACAAAACCAAATCTAAACTCCAATTAAAGGTTTTTGACTTTCATTTGCAAGCCTCTCTTGACCACCACTACTTATGGGTGGAGGCAAAATCTGTTTCAAGTATTTGACAAAGCGTAACTCAAACGCTCATGTATCAGTTGCCATAATGTGTTCAGTatttgagctgtgtgtgtgtatgtgtgtgtgtgtgtgtgtgtgtgctgcatgtaCAGCatatgtgaaaagaaaagatagTAAAATGTGACGTGTGCACAAATGCGAGGCATCTGAAGAGACAGCATGGGGTAAACATGTAGCCTGACACAATATCATCTCTATCTCTGTGGCGTCAGGCATCTTTACTGTAGCTTGTCTCTCCCCCTCAGGACCTCTTCAGTCGTCGTAATCTGGAGGTTCTGGGCACATTTTCACTCCCCTCCTCTCCGAGTGTGGATCTGGAACTAATAGAGGAGCCTGAGGATGCAGGCTTGACAGATAGGCCCCTCAGACTTGCGGCCAGCCTGTTTTGGTTTGTCTGTGCCGTGTTATTGCTTGTGAGGGGGAGCCTCTGGGCCCGTTTCCCTGGAGTAAGCAGCTCTACTTCCAGTGTGGTTTTCTTGCACTCGGAGACTGGGAAAGCCTTGGACTCTGCCTTGGCTTCTTCTGGAGGAAGGGGCGGCAGAGGAAGAAGGTCATGCTTGGATGTTTGTGTGGAGCACTCAGTGGAGTGAGTTTGCATTGTGGCTGGAGGTCTTCCAAGGCATGTCCTCTTAGCCCTCTGTGGGTGAGGGTCTTCCCCTGCATCGCTCGGCTTACACCTCTTGCTCTTACTGGTCTCCCGACTGATTTCATCTTGGCAGAAAACTACCAAGGCCCCATTTAGATTGATGCTGTCTGGAGGACATTTCtcagcctgctgctgcttttgggCTGACCCAATCTGAGCCACGGCCTCACTGACACCGGGGCAATGGACCTgatgctctgtctctgtctcttttggACGTGACTCTGATTCTTTTGCTCCACGTTCCCCTCTTTGGACTTTGGGAAGGGCTCTCTGGTCAATTTGCTGCTCCCCCAAACTGGAACCATAGAGCTCTTGCTGGACACTAGCTTGTTTGGCTCTGAAAAAGTTAAAAGGATGAGAGGATATGAGCAGATACTCGAGTGTCCTGTCTGACTGCCGGGGTTGGAAAGTTCTGCATTAGATCATACTTACATCTTTTGAAGCGCagtcttctttgtttttgtgggGCTGTTTAAAGGCTCTTGGGTTTCTCCCACTCTGGAAAAATATTCAGATCGGCTTTGTTCGCTCAGCTCAGTCTAGAGAGGACAAACAGAATCGGtgtaaacaaaaaatattattcCTGGCATCCGCTGGAAAGGTTTGGCTGCACAGCAGACTGCTGTCATCATCTGGCATTGTCGGACATTAACAAACATTCACTAGACTGCTgtaaaaatgataatataatgaGAACAATTACAACACAAAATAATCCAATACGATAAAGGGGATTTTGCAGCAAGTTCATACAAATGAATTCTCTTTCGATTCTCTTGAATTCCAAACTCACTATCCTCTACTCATGCCCCTCAATGTTTAGTCATCTCCCATCAGGCAGAATGTTAAACTAAACTATGATACAGGCGAATAAGAATGTTTGCTATTATGCCTTTAGAAACACTTAGTAACACCCCAGCTGGCACAAAGAATTAGTCCCCCACTTAATTCTGTCCAAAGGAACCACCTCAAAGGCTTCAGAAAATAATCACCAGGTTGTCATAGTGTGACATGCGTTTCATAGTCTCCACTGTCTGAGGCTCAGAGTGATTCTTAGTGCCTGAGGCAGAATTGCTAGAGTGAAACCATGTTGACAAGTTAAAACAACGATTAAATAAGGCTCATTAATAGGATGATGGAGCAAGGCAAGAGGAAAAATACAAGGGAAACACAGCAAtggaaaaatgcaaatattggGTAAAAAGCATTTAAGAGGCCAGAGGATAAGAGTTAAAAGAGTTAGAAGCACTCTTATGGTTAGTAGACTGTAGCAGCACTTTGACTTGTGGGTTCACTGGAATTAATGCAAACAGGCTGGAAAAATCTTGACAGGAAGAAGCTCTTTAATCTCAATAACTACTATTTTTGAAACTGTTACTGAACAAGCAGTATGACTGTGGAAGGCTACATGtacaaatctttatttttgtaaaaacCCTCACTTCATATGCCACTATAAATAGGAGCTCCTGGAAAAAAGAATATTTGAGTTGGCTAAAATGGTTAACAACGGGTTAAAAGTTCAGTATAACCACATATTTTGAAGTCTTCAATATCAATGATGTGCAAGGCACCCTCTGAGGCAGAACAGGGAGCAAGCCAAAGATTGGATCTCACCAACGTGTGCCCTCAACAGGCCACTAATTAAGGGTAATCACTGGTCTTTTCCTTGGCTGAGCCAGAACAGACTGTGGATTTATGAGTGGACAAGAGACGCTGGTGGTAAATTGAGCAGAACTTAAAGGTTGAAAGATTGTCAATTTAtcgtaaaaaaaagaaaaaaaagttggcgAGAGACACTAACTATGCTTTAGAAAATGAGCCAATATATACTTGTTTCATCAGAATAAGCAGCAAACAGATTCAGCTTCAAGATTTGAGTGACATGTGTACTAAAAGTACTAAATTTAATTTAGAGCCATGTTAGCTCTATGAAACACATTGGGGCTTTGAGCGAAACACTAACaccagcatgctaacatgctgatgtttggtTAGTAATGTTTACCTTGTATTATCATGGTAGCAttagcaataaaaacaaagtactgTGGCTATTGTGAATGTTGGTTTTTCAGGAATGTAGTTATGGGTATTGAAGCATTGGAAATATTACAATTTTGACCTGACTCTAAAGGAAAAGTCCAGAGATCACCAAATTTATTACAAATCATTTGGAGGGGGACATAAATCAAGTTTCGTGGGAATCCTTCCCATAGTTGTCATGGCATTTCAATAACAAGCAGAAATgacaacctcatggtggcactagaggtaGAAGTCAGGGGAACCATGTCTGTACAAAAATATGTGCCAATGCGTGAAGCtgatttttacatatttcagtGGACAAGTGACAACTATTACCTGCTAATGGTGCTAGGTGTTAATGCaatcacataaaacatttaactaaTAAACAAagatgtcaacctcatggtggcacaaGAGGAAATGTTAGAGAAAACCAAAGCCAGATGGCTTCATACAGCGGGAGCCATGCATGTCTGTacaatttcatggcaatccatccaattgttgagatatttcagtctggaccaaagtggtggatcGATGACCAACTAACAAACCGGAATTGCCATCCTTAAAGCCGCACTGCTAACACGGCTAAAAACACTCTATAGACTATAGCAGTGGGAAAATACTACCCGGGATGTTAAATCTGGGAAAATTCTAGGTTGTGGCCGCGATGTTTATTTAATATCTGCCATTTTTCAGATCATTACTATTCCATAAACTGGTTGGTAAAATGATCAATGTGCACTCTAAGAAAGGGGAAAGCCAATGTGGTGAGCTCTGGCATGCAACAGTCGCTGTATACACAGAGAAAAAATCATTAATGTCCTCTCCCACATGTCATGATACCAGTGACAAAATATGACCCAATACACATGGGGAAAAAAGTAATTGTCCCAAGCTGCAGGCGCAAGCTGGGGCATTGTGGCTTTGCACTGGCTGTTGAGACCTAGCAACTGCACTATGGTGTGTGGTGTGGTGGACGGAATAAAGAGGCCAGACGGAGGGAGGGGAGTGAATGGAGGGGCTGGCTGACAGGGAAGTAGGCGGAGACGACAAGAAACAAGGGACAAGATACTACAGAGTGaataagaaaaagagagagcgtTCACAGGGGAACACAACAAAGGAAAAGGCACCCCCCCCAGAGTCATATCGCCTGACCTCAACAGTCTCTCCAGCATGCCCACAAACACAAGAATCCTCACACAGGAAGTTCTCCACAGGCTGCCCTTTGTGTACAGATGGAGTCATGCTAGAGTGTGGGCAGAAATTCAGTCTTTACGCTCTGTTGTATGCGGAGCTACGGCTAGCCTTGGATTTGGGACAGtggcacacatacaaacacatccacacacaaacTCGCATTTTGCCTACACACTCGCACACCCactccaacaacaacaattctGAGAAAGATGTGGGTGCCATCATTTGCATTGTAATGCCTTGATATGTATTCTCAtctgtttaatatgaataaatgcTGCTGTTTGAAAATGAACTTGAAAGAAAAATCAACAAGAAGCCAATGGGAGGCTCTCTGGGAAAGTTTAGTGCCTTTCTGTTCCTGTCGGCAGGACTTCAAAAGAGTACGAGAGAGTGAAAGAACAGAGtgatggagaggaaggaggatgaagagaggaagagactgGATATACATAGAAAGTAGAAAGATGGGGATAGATAGAAGGTCAGACAGTGAGAGGAATGGCGGATGAATGATTATTACCAGGGGTCCAGGGGTCTGTATATAGCCACTTGAGAAGGAAGTAGGGGGGATTTCAGATGGAAAGATTcaaatgagagagagtgagagagacagtgcATGAACATTATAATTATCACAAGCTATGTGGCTAAAACAGTAAGTATTGTGTGGGAACCAAAGTGGACTAATCTTGTACGGAATGATGCAAACTCTCAATAAGCTGGAGAGTGTCCCatgaaaaaggagggagggatggtggTAAATATGAACGTCTACCCGCTGCCACCAGCAACAAGGATTTAACCccatccaccaccaccaccgccaccaccgCCAGCCAGTCTGCTCGCCCCCACACAATGCTGCACAACACTTCTCATGATGCAACACTGAGAGCAGACCAACAGTGCCCTCCCCGGCCCTGAGCCTCCAAAACAACACGGCTCCACCTCAGGAGCAGCAACAGGACAGCACATCTGGCTGTCAGATTATAGAGATAAGCCTGGCAAAAGGGCATGGAGAGCAGGGAGCATGAATCACTGGGTTTTAAAAGGATACCAGTCCAGATTCTCATAGCTTGTCCTGACTCTGAATGACTCCTGGAAACAACTTCAAAAAGATAACCGACTACAGGCTCCATAAAATACAGGGAATGAGCAGTT
This portion of the Scomber japonicus isolate fScoJap1 chromosome 14, fScoJap1.pri, whole genome shotgun sequence genome encodes:
- the slx4ip gene encoding protein SLX4IP; amino-acid sequence: MAKGSEVGRRVKLLIEFGPCAQLGEAQAGGWRARSGREIREEEPAHKGGSVLCGNFAVLVDLHVLPLGGQEDTSWFTTNHIEDVTALVRDSVDQRVKQYTEFLHNRRLPKQKKELAPASAFIARGQNFNLVANFLKRHLSLRCIVKQLHGDLRVFPERYVVCVSCPEDASAHHGNPSLAATELSEQSRSEYFSRVGETQEPLNSPTKTKKTALQKIAKQASVQQELYGSSLGEQQIDQRALPKVQRGERGAKESESRPKETETEHQVHCPGVSEAVAQIGSAQKQQQAEKCPPDSINLNGALVVFCQDEISRETSKSKRCKPSDAGEDPHPQRAKRTCLGRPPATMQTHSTECSTQTSKHDLLPLPPLPPEEAKAESKAFPVSECKKTTLEVELLTPGKRAQRLPLTSNNTAQTNQNRLAASLRGLSVKPASSGSSISSRSTLGEEGSENVPRTSRLRRLKRS